From Coffea arabica cultivar ET-39 chromosome 2e, Coffea Arabica ET-39 HiFi, whole genome shotgun sequence, the proteins below share one genomic window:
- the LOC113729429 gene encoding uncharacterized protein — MAKLILWDEASMAKKDTIEVFDRLLRNVMDSDLPFGGKNATKDQQIEASFVNSPLWSTLWKLILTKNMRAISDSHFSDFLLRIGEGREPEDEDGKISLSKDISIPFDNKVDSVSGFCIFGFERVSSDPYQITNRCILTPKNTCVDDINEIMIDRFPGQLFVYMSTDQTINERDQFDYEDFLNSLNPKGLPPHKLVLKEGCPIILLRNLNPAEGLCNGMRLICRQLKQHAICTEIAVGQHQGKRVLLPRIPFQTSDNEKNGVPFKRTQFPIRLCFAMMINKSQGQTLDRVGVYLREPVFSHG, encoded by the exons ATGGCTAAATTAATTCTATGGGATGAAGCTTCTATGGCCAAGAAggacactattgaagtatttgaCAGGTTGCTCAGAAATGTAATGGATTCTGATCTGCCCTTTGGTGGCAAA AATGCAACAAAAGATCAACAGATAGAAGCCAGTTTTGTCAACTCACCTTTGTGGAGTACTCTTTGGAAGTTAATCTTAACTAAAAACATGAGAGCTATCTCTGATAGCCACTTCTCTGATTTCCTACTTAGGATAGGCGAAGGCCGCGAACCAGAAGACGAGGATGGAAAAATATCTCTATCAAAGGATATATCAATCCCATTTGATAACAAAGTTGATTCG GTTAGTGGATTTTGTATTTTCGGATTTGAGCGCGTTTCATCTGATCCATATCAGATCACAAACAGATGTATTCTTACTCCAAAGAATACATGTGTTGATGATATAAATGAGATAATGATTGATCGCTTTCCTGGACAACTTTTTGTGTATATGAGCACTGATCAAACTATTAATGAGAGGGATCAGTTTGACTATGAAGACTTTTTAAACTCTTTGAATCCCAAGGGTCTACCCCCTCATAAATTGGTGCTAAAAGAAGGTTGCCCTATTATTCTTCTTAGGAATTTAAATCCTGCAGAAGGCTTATGCAATGGAATGCGGCTTATATGTAGACAGCTAAAGCAGCATGCCATTTGTACAGAAATTGCAGTTGGTCAGCATCAAGGAAAAAGGGTTCTTTTACCAAGGATTCCTTTCCAAACATCAGACAATGAAAAGAATGGGGTTCCTTTTAAGCGAACCCAGTTTCCCATCAGACTTTGCTTTGCTATGATGATTAACAAGTCACAGGGACAAACCTTGGATCGTGTTGGAGTTTATTTACGAGAACCTGTATTCTCACACGGTTAG
- the LOC113729430 gene encoding uncharacterized protein yields MNVEICSTIKLVKYLYKYVYKGHDRVSFHIYSENNPGNIDEMKDFQTGRWVAAAEAFWCIYKFNLNEMTPAVYTLQLHLPEFFVWKPTKKKWIERKRKRVIGRVVTVAPNEGERYYLRLLLSHVHAFTCFEDLLTVNGKLMLSYREAVFQIGLLQSDKHMEDTLNEAAAFQMSSSLRTLFAILLAYCSPSNPKVLWEKYETEIRDFEKAKSFSAQNVEQIRRCVLLDINKSLEQMGKNVNDYHLVPGGFILNHDERLTREIQSELSIQFTEQDLLLPSKLNIGQRFAYGVIL; encoded by the exons ATGAACGTTGAAATCTGTTCGACGATTAAGCTAGTCAAGTATTTGTATAAATATGTCTATAAGGGTCACGATCGTGTTAGCTTCCATATTTACTCAGAAAATAACCCTGGCAACATTGATGAAATGAAGGATTTTCAGACTGGGAGGTGGGTAGCGGCTGCTGAAGCTTTTTGGTGCATTTATAAGTTTAACCTGAATGAAATGACTCCTGCTGTGTATACTCTTCAATTACATCTTCCAG AATTTTTTGTTTGGAAGCCTACTAAGAAAAAATGGATTGAACGGAAGAGAAAAAGAGTCATTGGTCGTGTTGTGACTGTTGCTCCAAATGAGGGAGAGCGCTACTACTTGCGACTTCTCTTATCTCACGTTCATGCTTTTACGTGTTTTGAAGATCTCTTGACTGTTAATGGAAAGCTTATGCTCTCCTATAGAGAAGCTGTCTTCCAAATAGGACTGCTTCAATCTGACAAACATATGGAAGACACGCTTAATGAAGCAGCAGCCTTTCAGATGTCTTCTTCGTTAAGAACTCTCTTTGCAATCTTGTTAGCCTATTGTTCGCCGAGCAATCCTAAAGTCCTCTGGGAAAAATATGAAACTGAGATAAGGGATTTTGAGAAAGCTAAGAGTTTTTCTGCTCAAAATGTTGAACAAATAAGAAGATGTGTTTTGCTGGATATAAATAAATCCTTGGAACAAATGGGAAAAAATGTCAATGACTACCACTTGGTACCTGGTGGTTTTATTCTCAATCATGATGAGCGCCTCACAAGAGAAATTCAGAGTGAGCTAAGCATACAGTTTACAGAGCAAGACTTGCTATTGCCTTCAAAGCTAAATATAGGCCAAAGATTTGCTTATGGCGTTATTCTGTAA